The genomic window ACTTCCTGCACGCGTTCCTGGAACACATCTGCGATTTCATTGGCGATGGTTTCCGCATCCTGCGGGTTTTCATTGGTGACAGTCACTGTCACGACCTGGGACTGGTCCTGGTTATTTACTGTAATCTGGTTGGCAAGTGCCGCTGTTGATTGCTCCAGATCAAGGTTGCTTACCACATCATCGAGCACTGTCGGACTTTTGATGATATCCCTATATGTATTGATCAGCTGAAGGCTGGCCTGAATGTCCTGATTGTTGACGGCTTCTGATTCTTCGGATTGACTGACGAGGATTTGTGTATTGGCTTCATATTGCGGGGTCATGAAAAATGCGGTGGCGAATGCAGCAGCTGCACCGAAGAGCAGTACAAGGGCGACGATCATCGCCAGGTTCTTCTTGATGACTTCAAGAATGTCTTCCAAATTCAATGTTTCTTCCATGTTGGCCTCCATATTTATATGTAGAAATATTATATATGTTTATAGTTTATTACTATATCAGATTATAGATGCTTTTTGGACAGATTTTTGGATTTTCTTCATGAAAGCGCATTTTTACAACATTATGGCATTAAGTGTCGTCATTCATTTTAAAAGAATAATATTTCACCCTGACTCGAGTAATTCACGGAATATTGTTTAAATTTTAACATATCGTCTATAATATTAAAGTCCAAAATTCAAATACGGAGGAGATTTTTTGAGTTATCGACGAGAATCAATGATGATTGGATTTGCCTATACGGGGGTCATTGTAGGGGCCGGATTTTCCACAGGCCAGGAAATACTCCAGTTCTTCACAAACTACGGGACATGGAGCTATGCTGCAATCATCCTTTCGGCACTGATTGTCATGTTTGTCGGCCGGCAGGCGGCTAAACTTGGCTACCGGGTGAAGGCGGATTCCCACGAGGAGCCGATCAACACGATGTTTGGAGATATGATTGGAAAGGCAATCGACTACATACTTGTC from Salinicoccus sp. RF5 includes these protein-coding regions:
- a CDS encoding YveK family protein, whose amino-acid sequence is MEETLNLEDILEVIKKNLAMIVALVLLFGAAAAFATAFFMTPQYEANTQILVSQSEESEAVNNQDIQASLQLINTYRDIIKSPTVLDDVVSNLDLEQSTAALANQITVNNQDQSQVVTVTVTNENPQDAETIANEIADVFQERVQEVMNVDNVSILAPADVGEEPSPVSPQPLINIAIGMILGGLLGLGIAFLRAFLDKRVTTDEEIEKVLELPVLGTIAKFESQKGN